In the Centroberyx gerrardi isolate f3 chromosome 9, fCenGer3.hap1.cur.20231027, whole genome shotgun sequence genome, one interval contains:
- the vmac gene encoding vimentin-type intermediate filament-associated coiled-coil protein, which produces MSSPSPVQIREANAHLAALHLRVLELEERLQAAENTVREQAESLIRKDDQMRAATQEITETKDREISFLNEKLCQCEDTMKHYQQSVKERETLVVQLQHRCHLLDSICKSRATLDGMLALMAEAERLGPLGGVEGAGLGVGLSAAGGGGGIGEPGMANSPLTDLESSCSPNTAGPATDYCSPNRVICNHKDFSLSEDDVDSQDMDDMGFGTTV; this is translated from the exons ATGTCCTCCCCGTCCCCAGTCCAAATCAGGGAGGCCAATGCCCACCTAGCGGCACTGCACCTTCgggtgctggagctggaggagagactgCAGGCTGCAGAGAACACTGTAAGAGAACAAGCTGAGAGCCTGATCCGCAAGGATGACCAGATGAGAGCCGCCACCCAGGAGATAACAGAGACCAAGgacag agAAATATCTTTTCTCAACGAGAAACTCTGCCAATGTGAAGACACCATGAAACATTACCAACAGTccgtaaaggagagagagactttggtTGTTCAGCTACAGCACCGCTGCCACCTGTTGGACAGCATATGTAAGAGCAGAGCCACTTTGGACGGCATGCTGGCCCTGATGGCCGAGGCTGAGAGGCTGGGTCCTCTAGGTGGAGTGGAGGGGGCAGGTTTAGGAGTTGGATTGagtgcagcaggaggaggaggagggataggGGAGCCCGGTATGGCCAACTCTCCCCTAACAGACCTAGAATCTAGCTGCAGTCCCAACACAGCCGGACCAGCCACTGACTACTGTAGTCCTAACAGAGTGATCTGCAACCATAAAGACTTCTCTCTGAGTGAGGATGACGTAGACAGTCAGGACATGGATGACATGGGCTTTGGTACCACCGTGTAG